A single window of Nocardioides kongjuensis DNA harbors:
- a CDS encoding SRPBCC family protein, whose amino-acid sequence MDQLEDSIGIEAPPATVWALVSDVRRMAEWSPQVTSTRIKDGAEPGEGVAFTNRNQHGELEWTTHARIVRFEPEQEIAFRVEENWAVWSFHLAPSDTGTVLTQRRATPDGISELSRELTEGFLGGMEAFTASLRDGMRQTLTGIKATAEA is encoded by the coding sequence ATGGACCAGCTCGAGGACTCGATCGGGATCGAGGCGCCGCCGGCGACGGTGTGGGCCCTCGTCAGTGACGTACGCCGGATGGCCGAGTGGAGCCCGCAGGTCACCTCCACCCGGATCAAGGACGGCGCGGAGCCCGGTGAGGGCGTCGCGTTCACCAACCGCAACCAGCACGGCGAGCTGGAGTGGACCACCCACGCCCGGATCGTGCGCTTCGAGCCGGAGCAGGAGATCGCGTTCCGGGTCGAGGAGAACTGGGCCGTGTGGTCCTTCCACCTCGCGCCGTCGGACACCGGCACCGTGCTCACGCAGCGTCGCGCCACCCCCGACGGCATCTCCGAGCTCTCCCGCGAGCTGACCGAGGGATTCCTGGGCGGCATGGAGGCGTTCACCGCGTCGCTGCGCGACGGGATGCGCCAGACGCTGACCGGGATCAAGGCGACCGCGGAGGCCTGA
- a CDS encoding molybdopterin cofactor-binding domain-containing protein, with amino-acid sequence MSHDQTTDQGQRRQRAGRLSRRSFVGYVMGGTGLVVAADLALGAAPAQAAGLPIPSVPQVPELYDLNDFLTHCTLPTSGLIAIHVDEQGDAHFALPRMEVGQGITTSTAMIIAEELDLPVERVHVTLAPARKELLFNQLTGGSNTTISTYTPIRVAAAVARKALLDAAAIELGALVTTLRVKGGVIFDLLGNSLSYGDAAALAAPATTQRVEVELKTLSEHKVVGTPQRRLDARDAVTGRKKFAMDLTDADVPGALPTMVCRAPDLNGTPVAIRNRAAVEAMPGVTHVAIIPTGVAVRARTFGQCIDAVRALDVEWKGGTVAGKSSADILTELRAAQLPLAVPKLGATTVEGDFVFHFRSGSALEPNCAIADVRDGTATIWGGLKSPIDAQSKVAKALGLPQAKVSVNVVQGGGSFGRKLFSDAAIEAAHASKAFGAPVKLMWHRADEPRQGRVHPMATSRVRATVLLGSVISFEQRHTSVSTDFTHGLGERLTAEVAALPTGLANLGFSETIFLLSQELPYNFGVVTQLLNESNRDFDRFNTSSVRNIYSPDVRTANELIVDQLAARLKLDPVAFRLKYLKSGIVKNVLRKAAELGEWGKQMPAGTAQGIAIHKEYKGATAVVVEIDCRPETVGRKVRDAVTGPRVTRATMVVDCGLVINPLGVQAQMMGGFSDGLAQALSYGNHLVDGHFLEASWDNSAYTRQWNTPFDFHCEVLDSDREEPGGIGEAGVAASMAAVACAYARATGTMPTEFPINFRAPLHFEPKPFVPPVPASPTNGLDFVS; translated from the coding sequence ATGTCGCACGACCAGACGACCGACCAGGGACAGCGCCGGCAGCGGGCGGGGAGGCTCAGCCGCCGCTCGTTCGTCGGCTACGTGATGGGCGGCACCGGGCTCGTCGTCGCGGCCGACCTCGCGCTCGGTGCCGCGCCCGCGCAGGCGGCCGGGCTGCCGATCCCGTCGGTGCCGCAGGTCCCCGAGCTCTACGACCTCAACGACTTCCTCACCCACTGCACGCTGCCGACCTCGGGCCTGATCGCGATCCACGTCGACGAGCAGGGCGACGCCCACTTCGCGCTGCCGCGGATGGAGGTCGGTCAGGGCATCACCACCTCGACGGCGATGATCATCGCGGAGGAGCTCGACCTGCCCGTCGAGCGCGTGCACGTGACGCTCGCGCCGGCCCGCAAGGAGCTGCTGTTCAACCAGCTCACCGGCGGCTCCAACACGACCATCTCGACCTACACCCCGATCCGGGTCGCCGCCGCCGTCGCCCGCAAGGCGCTGCTCGACGCCGCGGCGATCGAGCTCGGCGCGCTGGTCACGACGCTGCGTGTCAAGGGCGGCGTCATCTTCGACCTCCTGGGCAACTCGCTGTCGTACGGCGACGCTGCTGCGCTCGCCGCGCCGGCCACCACGCAGCGGGTGGAGGTCGAGCTGAAGACGCTCTCCGAGCACAAGGTCGTCGGTACGCCGCAGCGTCGCCTCGACGCCCGCGACGCAGTGACCGGGCGCAAGAAGTTCGCGATGGACCTCACCGACGCGGACGTCCCCGGCGCCCTGCCGACCATGGTCTGCCGCGCCCCTGACCTGAACGGCACGCCGGTGGCGATCCGCAACCGGGCCGCGGTCGAGGCGATGCCGGGCGTCACCCACGTCGCGATCATCCCGACCGGCGTCGCGGTCCGGGCCAGGACCTTCGGCCAGTGCATCGACGCGGTCCGCGCGCTCGACGTGGAGTGGAAGGGCGGCACGGTCGCGGGCAAGTCGTCGGCCGACATCCTCACGGAGCTGCGTGCGGCCCAGCTGCCGCTCGCCGTGCCCAAGCTGGGGGCGACCACGGTCGAGGGCGACTTCGTCTTCCACTTCCGCAGCGGCTCGGCCCTCGAGCCGAACTGTGCGATCGCCGACGTGCGCGACGGGACGGCCACGATCTGGGGCGGGCTGAAGTCGCCGATCGACGCGCAGTCCAAGGTCGCCAAGGCGCTCGGCCTGCCGCAGGCGAAGGTGAGCGTCAACGTCGTGCAGGGCGGCGGCTCCTTCGGGCGCAAGCTGTTCAGCGACGCCGCGATCGAGGCCGCGCACGCGTCGAAGGCGTTCGGTGCGCCGGTGAAGCTGATGTGGCACCGCGCCGACGAGCCGCGGCAGGGGCGCGTGCACCCGATGGCGACCTCGCGCGTGCGCGCGACGGTGCTGCTCGGCAGCGTCATCTCCTTCGAGCAGCGGCACACGTCGGTGTCGACGGACTTCACGCACGGGCTGGGCGAGCGGCTCACCGCAGAGGTCGCGGCGCTCCCGACGGGCCTGGCCAACCTCGGATTCTCCGAGACGATCTTCCTGCTCAGCCAGGAGCTGCCCTACAACTTCGGCGTCGTCACCCAGCTGCTCAACGAGTCCAACCGCGACTTCGACCGGTTCAACACCAGCTCGGTGCGCAACATCTACTCGCCCGACGTCCGCACGGCCAACGAGCTCATCGTCGACCAGCTGGCCGCAAGGCTGAAGCTCGACCCGGTCGCGTTCCGGCTGAAGTACCTCAAGAGCGGCATCGTGAAGAACGTCCTGCGCAAGGCGGCCGAGCTGGGTGAGTGGGGCAAGCAGATGCCGGCCGGTACGGCGCAGGGCATCGCGATCCACAAGGAGTACAAGGGCGCCACGGCGGTGGTCGTCGAGATCGACTGCCGACCCGAGACGGTCGGCCGCAAGGTCCGCGACGCCGTCACCGGGCCGCGGGTCACGAGGGCGACGATGGTCGTCGACTGCGGTCTGGTGATCAACCCGCTCGGCGTGCAGGCGCAGATGATGGGCGGCTTCTCCGACGGCCTGGCGCAGGCACTGAGCTACGGCAACCACCTCGTCGACGGGCACTTCCTCGAGGCCAGCTGGGACAACTCGGCCTACACCCGGCAGTGGAACACGCCGTTCGACTTCCACTGCGAGGTCCTCGACTCCGATCGCGAGGAGCCCGGCGGGATCGGCGAGGCCGGGGTCGCGGCGTCGATGGCCGCGGTCGCGTGCGCCTACGCGCGGGCCACCGGGACCATGCCGACCGAGTTCCCGATCAACTTCCGCGCCCCGCTGCACTTCGAGCCGAAGCCGTTCGTCCCTCCTGTCCCCGCATCGCCGACCAACGGCCTCGACTTCGTCTCCTGA
- a CDS encoding ArgP/LysG family DNA-binding transcriptional regulator has product MRFDPVQLETLVAITEEGTFEAAARRLHVTASAVSQRVRALEQAAGQVLVRRTTPATVTPAGEPLVRLGRQLRLLTTEAAATLGGDEVVDLAVAVNADSLATWFRPVLAAVAQRPGTALRLHVEDQAYSDGLLRRGEVLAAVTDEPHPVQGCVVERLGGIRYTPAAAPWLVERHRRGRGIDWAAMPLVVYNEKDHLQDDLLAAHGAGRPPVVHRVPSTADFHEAIRLGLGWGMLLDPQLAESRAAEEVVRLPGARPVVVPLFWQRWRLDSPALAALTDDVRRAARALRPVSAGGVGGRR; this is encoded by the coding sequence ATGCGCTTCGACCCGGTCCAGCTCGAGACCCTCGTCGCCATCACCGAGGAGGGCACCTTCGAGGCCGCCGCGCGGCGGCTCCACGTCACGGCCAGCGCGGTCAGCCAGCGGGTGCGCGCGCTGGAGCAGGCCGCGGGCCAGGTCCTCGTCCGCCGTACGACGCCCGCCACCGTCACGCCGGCGGGGGAGCCGCTCGTGCGGCTCGGCCGGCAGCTGCGTCTGCTCACCACGGAGGCCGCGGCGACGCTCGGCGGCGACGAGGTCGTCGACCTCGCGGTCGCGGTCAACGCGGACTCGCTGGCGACCTGGTTCCGGCCGGTGCTCGCCGCGGTCGCCCAGCGACCCGGCACCGCGCTGCGGCTGCACGTCGAGGACCAGGCCTACTCCGACGGCCTGCTGCGCCGCGGTGAGGTGCTCGCCGCCGTCACCGACGAGCCGCACCCCGTGCAGGGCTGCGTGGTCGAGCGGCTGGGCGGGATCAGGTACACCCCAGCCGCCGCGCCGTGGCTGGTCGAACGGCACCGTCGCGGTCGCGGGATCGACTGGGCGGCGATGCCGCTGGTGGTCTACAACGAGAAGGACCACCTCCAGGACGACCTGCTCGCCGCGCACGGCGCCGGCCGTCCGCCGGTGGTTCACCGGGTGCCGAGCACGGCCGACTTCCACGAGGCGATCCGGCTCGGTCTCGGCTGGGGGATGCTGCTGGACCCGCAGCTCGCCGAGAGCCGGGCCGCCGAGGAGGTGGTCCGGCTCCCCGGAGCCCGACCGGTCGTCGTACCGCTCTTCTGGCAGCGGTGGCGCCTCGACAGCCCGGCCCTGGCCGCGCTCACCGACGACGTGCGGAGGGCGGCGCGGGCACTGCGGCCGGTGTCGGCGGGCGGTGTCGGCGGGCGGCGTTAG
- a CDS encoding S15 peptidase family protein has product MKRVTLLRLALLTSLATGLGTALVAPGGAAAAAEPFTTTTLHFKVLVGPAGNQVCDVVGDVYVPTGASSDDPVPAVLTTNGFGGSKDDQAALGAALASRGYAVLSYSGLGFGGSSCKITLDDPAYDGKAASQLVSYLAGADRIAYLDAAHTQPAPVQSAVELDGPGDPRVGTFGGSYGGGFQFAVASIDHRVDALVPVITWNDLSYSLGPNNTAQTTGVSTSVPGAAKLVWALGFSAIGVTGDLQNQQVPPDLLPCPNFADFVCPALVTAGATGYLQPGDVAKLRGRSVASYLSQITAPTLLVQGERDTLFNLNEAAATYRALQDQGTETKMIWQLGGHSGDGAPGEVSWSDPASGYVSGRVLDWFERYLKDRHSVSTGPEFAYFRDWVDYSGSAAPAYASASTFPVGTARTWRLSGAGDLVTGATPDAPGAQSFLTPGAGLPTRLDEMDVLGSVLGPVPSLVTDLPGTSAAWSTPALAAPLRVAGSPTVRLQVSAPTAALTQLLGPAGELVVFVKVADVAPDGTARLINGLEAPVRVPDVTRPFTVQLPAIVHEFAPGHRLRLVVAGGSVNYRGGALTTPVTIASGSAQTLTLPVVP; this is encoded by the coding sequence GTGAAGCGCGTCACACTGCTCCGGCTCGCCCTGCTCACCTCGCTCGCCACCGGCCTCGGCACGGCGCTCGTCGCCCCGGGAGGCGCCGCTGCGGCCGCCGAGCCGTTCACCACGACCACGCTGCACTTCAAGGTGCTCGTCGGCCCCGCCGGCAACCAGGTCTGCGACGTCGTCGGCGACGTCTACGTCCCCACGGGCGCCAGCAGCGACGACCCGGTGCCCGCCGTGCTCACCACCAACGGCTTCGGCGGCTCCAAGGACGACCAGGCAGCGCTCGGGGCGGCGCTCGCCTCGCGTGGGTACGCCGTGCTGTCCTACTCCGGCCTCGGGTTCGGCGGCTCGAGCTGCAAGATCACGCTGGACGACCCGGCGTACGACGGCAAGGCGGCCAGCCAGCTCGTCAGCTATCTCGCCGGCGCGGACCGGATCGCCTACCTCGACGCGGCGCACACCCAGCCGGCGCCCGTGCAGAGTGCCGTCGAGCTCGACGGGCCCGGGGACCCGCGGGTCGGCACCTTCGGCGGCTCCTACGGCGGCGGGTTCCAGTTCGCGGTCGCCTCCATCGACCACCGCGTCGACGCGCTGGTCCCGGTGATCACCTGGAACGACCTCAGCTACAGCCTCGGTCCCAACAACACCGCCCAGACGACGGGCGTCTCGACCTCGGTGCCGGGGGCGGCCAAGCTGGTGTGGGCGCTGGGCTTCTCGGCGATCGGCGTCACCGGCGACCTGCAGAACCAGCAGGTGCCACCGGACCTGCTGCCCTGCCCGAACTTCGCCGACTTCGTCTGCCCGGCGCTGGTCACGGCCGGCGCGACCGGATACCTGCAGCCGGGCGACGTCGCGAAGCTGCGCGGGCGGTCGGTGGCGTCGTACCTCTCGCAGATCACGGCCCCGACGCTGCTGGTCCAGGGAGAGCGGGACACGCTGTTCAACCTCAACGAGGCAGCCGCGACCTACCGGGCGCTGCAGGACCAGGGCACCGAGACCAAGATGATCTGGCAGCTCGGCGGCCACTCCGGTGACGGTGCGCCCGGCGAGGTGAGCTGGTCCGACCCGGCCTCGGGCTACGTCAGCGGCCGGGTGCTCGACTGGTTCGAGCGCTACCTCAAGGACCGCCACTCGGTCAGCACGGGCCCGGAGTTCGCCTACTTCCGCGACTGGGTCGACTACAGCGGCAGCGCCGCGCCGGCGTACGCCTCCGCGTCGACCTTCCCCGTCGGAACGGCGCGCACGTGGCGGCTCTCCGGCGCGGGCGACCTGGTCACCGGCGCCACCCCCGACGCCCCCGGCGCCCAGTCCTTCCTCACCCCCGGGGCCGGCCTGCCGACCCGGCTGGACGAGATGGACGTGCTCGGCAGCGTGCTCGGCCCGGTCCCGTCGCTGGTCACCGACCTGCCCGGCACCTCCGCCGCCTGGTCCACCCCGGCCCTCGCCGCACCGCTGCGGGTCGCGGGCTCGCCCACCGTCCGCCTGCAGGTCAGCGCACCGACGGCAGCGCTCACCCAGCTGCTCGGCCCGGCCGGCGAGCTGGTCGTGTTCGTCAAGGTCGCCGACGTCGCGCCCGACGGCACCGCCCGGTTGATCAACGGCCTCGAGGCGCCGGTCCGCGTCCCCGACGTCACCCGCCCCTTCACCGTCCAGCTGCCGGCCATCGTGCACGAGTTCGCGCCGGGCCACCGGCTGCGGCTGGTCGTCGCGGGCGGCTCGGTCAACTACCGAGGCGGCGCCCTCACCACCCCGGTCACCATCGCCTCCGGAAGCGCGCAAACCCTCACCCTCCCGGTGGTGCCATGA
- a CDS encoding LysE family transporter, with amino-acid sequence MLAPALAGLLTTASLIVAIGAQNAYVLRQGLLRSHVGVVVAICALSDAILIAAGIAGVGALVDETGWALTVVRWLGVAFLLWYAAGSLRRAGRPESLAAANGTANAAAESRRSVVTRVVLLTWLNPHVYLDTLLLIGSIATAHDGGEPAGRWWFGAGAALASLLWFCGLGFGARLLAPFLARPRSWQMLELCIAATMVLVAVKLALG; translated from the coding sequence GTGCTCGCCCCTGCCCTCGCCGGCCTGCTGACCACGGCCTCCCTCATCGTCGCGATCGGCGCCCAGAACGCCTATGTCCTGCGGCAGGGCCTGCTCCGCTCCCACGTCGGCGTCGTGGTCGCCATCTGTGCCCTGTCCGACGCGATCCTGATCGCGGCGGGCATCGCCGGCGTCGGCGCCCTCGTCGACGAGACCGGCTGGGCGCTCACCGTGGTGCGGTGGCTGGGCGTCGCCTTCCTGCTCTGGTACGCCGCCGGCTCGCTGCGCCGCGCCGGCCGGCCCGAGTCGCTGGCCGCCGCCAACGGCACGGCGAACGCCGCGGCCGAGTCCCGGCGCAGCGTGGTCACCCGGGTCGTGCTGCTGACCTGGCTCAACCCGCACGTCTACCTCGACACCCTGCTCCTCATCGGCTCCATCGCCACCGCCCACGACGGAGGCGAGCCGGCCGGCCGGTGGTGGTTCGGCGCCGGCGCGGCACTGGCGAGCCTGCTCTGGTTCTGCGGTCTCGGCTTCGGCGCCCGGCTGCTTGCTCCGTTCCTCGCGCGCCCGCGGTCCTGGCAGATGCTGGAGCTGTGCATCGCGGCGACCATGGTGCTGGTCGCGGTGAAGCTCGCCCTCGGCTGA
- a CDS encoding PucR family transcriptional regulator yields MLPDPPVPDLLTTPEFDRLRLAEWFEARLDDLATDATRAIWAAVPAYRTSGLEEEVTAHCRQIFAVFARTVREGRDPDLADFPQTTGHAQKRVEVGVPLADFLKAFRIGQLRMWENLQAYPAEGAEREAVLITLVSHVMRTIEVGSSAAAAAYHQAQQYQIADLERTQRDTLERLLDGQSLLDQHRTTLAHVGLGGLDPAYVAIVATPGAAARPAFAAHAPGMFVVRHHELVGLLPLDADLERVAKELAADGIDVAIGTSLPHHGYEAAPDAYREALLAHDTLEGRTGLLAFGAISPLSYLVRRPDPTVRKLVRPEVLGFFTDDLAAGGVYADSLEAYVAHDLNAKEAARALHVHVNTVYYRLERIALKTGADLHRFEDVVELLVAVRAVRAP; encoded by the coding sequence ATGCTCCCGGATCCACCCGTCCCGGACCTGCTCACGACGCCCGAGTTCGACCGCCTGCGCCTCGCGGAGTGGTTCGAGGCCCGCCTCGACGACCTCGCGACCGACGCCACGCGGGCGATCTGGGCCGCGGTGCCGGCGTACCGCACCAGCGGGCTGGAGGAGGAGGTCACCGCCCACTGCCGCCAGATCTTCGCGGTCTTCGCGCGCACGGTCCGCGAGGGCCGCGACCCCGACCTCGCCGACTTCCCGCAGACGACCGGGCACGCGCAGAAGCGGGTGGAGGTCGGCGTACCGCTGGCGGACTTCCTCAAGGCGTTCCGGATCGGGCAGCTGCGGATGTGGGAGAACCTGCAGGCCTACCCCGCCGAGGGCGCCGAGCGGGAGGCGGTCCTGATCACGCTCGTCTCCCACGTGATGCGGACGATCGAGGTCGGCAGCTCCGCCGCGGCGGCGGCGTACCACCAGGCGCAGCAGTACCAGATCGCCGACCTCGAGCGGACCCAGCGCGACACCCTGGAGCGCCTGCTCGACGGCCAGTCGCTGCTCGACCAGCACCGCACGACGCTGGCGCACGTCGGACTCGGCGGCCTCGACCCGGCGTACGTCGCGATCGTGGCGACGCCGGGTGCGGCGGCCCGCCCGGCGTTCGCCGCGCACGCGCCGGGCATGTTCGTCGTACGGCACCACGAGCTGGTCGGACTGCTCCCGCTCGACGCCGACCTCGAGCGGGTCGCCAAGGAGCTGGCCGCCGACGGCATCGACGTGGCGATCGGCACCAGCCTTCCCCACCACGGGTACGAGGCCGCCCCGGACGCCTACCGCGAGGCACTGCTGGCGCACGACACCCTCGAGGGCCGCACCGGTCTGCTCGCGTTCGGGGCGATCTCGCCGCTGAGCTACCTGGTGCGCCGCCCCGACCCGACCGTGCGCAAGCTGGTCCGCCCCGAGGTGCTCGGCTTCTTCACCGACGACCTCGCCGCGGGCGGCGTGTACGCCGACTCGCTGGAGGCGTACGTCGCCCACGACCTCAACGCCAAGGAGGCCGCGCGGGCGCTGCACGTGCACGTCAACACGGTCTACTACCGGCTGGAGCGGATCGCGCTCAAGACGGGCGCCGACCTGCACCGCTTCGAGGACGTGGTGGAGCTGCTGGTCGCCGTGCGCGCGGTCCGGGCGCCCTGA
- a CDS encoding maleylpyruvate isomerase family mycothiol-dependent enzyme, with amino-acid sequence MTDVWPFVRQERLALLADLEPLTPERWEEPSLCAGWSVHDVLAHLVDVARTSVPRFVLTMARARFDFDRQNQDGVDRERGATPAQTLARWRAVADLRRSPPAPRVTRVVEEIVHGEDVRRPLGITRAYDAGAVADAFGWQVRTSESMGGTRRTLAGLRLVATDTDLVHGEGPRVEGRALDLLLVSAGRTVVLDDLSGPGVSTLRERFRPPRSP; translated from the coding sequence ATGACCGATGTGTGGCCGTTCGTCCGCCAGGAGCGCCTCGCCCTGCTCGCCGACCTGGAGCCGCTGACGCCCGAGCGGTGGGAGGAGCCATCGCTGTGCGCGGGGTGGAGCGTGCACGACGTGCTGGCCCACCTCGTCGATGTCGCGAGGACGTCGGTGCCGCGGTTCGTGCTGACCATGGCGCGAGCCCGCTTCGACTTCGACCGGCAGAACCAGGACGGTGTTGACCGCGAGCGCGGCGCCACGCCCGCGCAGACGCTGGCGCGCTGGCGTGCGGTCGCCGACCTGCGCCGCTCGCCCCCGGCCCCGCGGGTGACCCGGGTGGTCGAGGAGATCGTGCACGGCGAGGACGTACGCCGCCCGCTCGGCATCACCCGGGCCTACGACGCGGGCGCCGTCGCCGATGCCTTCGGCTGGCAGGTCCGCACCTCCGAGTCGATGGGCGGCACGCGGCGCACCCTCGCCGGGCTGAGGCTGGTCGCGACCGACACCGACCTGGTCCACGGTGAGGGGCCGCGGGTCGAGGGGCGCGCGCTCGACCTGCTGCTCGTCTCGGCCGGCAGGACGGTGGTCCTCGACGACCTCAGCGGGCCCGGGGTGTCGACGCTGCGGGAGCGGTTCAGGCCTCCGCGGTCGCCTTGA
- a CDS encoding LysE family translocator, whose protein sequence is MPSTSQLAAFAIASFLFIQVPGPSLLFTIGRALTVGRRDALLSVVGNALGLVAQVVLVAVGLGAVVAASAAAFTLLKLAGAAYVVYLGVRAILHRANARAALEAVGIGATPESTSGLASVRTGLVVGATNPKTIVFFVAFLPQFIDAGAPAAPQLVLLGLLFGAMAVCSDGCWALLAARARDWFARKPKRLDSLGAAGGVMMVGLGITLATAESH, encoded by the coding sequence ATGCCGTCCACCAGCCAGCTCGCCGCCTTCGCGATCGCCTCGTTCCTGTTCATCCAGGTCCCGGGGCCGAGCCTGCTGTTCACCATCGGCCGTGCGCTCACGGTCGGGCGCCGCGACGCGCTCTTGTCGGTGGTGGGCAACGCACTCGGGCTGGTCGCCCAGGTCGTGCTCGTCGCGGTCGGCCTCGGTGCCGTCGTCGCGGCGTCGGCGGCGGCGTTCACGCTGCTCAAGCTCGCCGGTGCGGCATACGTCGTCTACCTCGGCGTGCGCGCGATCCTGCACCGAGCCAACGCCCGGGCCGCGCTCGAGGCCGTCGGCATCGGCGCCACCCCGGAGTCCACGAGCGGGCTCGCCTCGGTGCGGACCGGCCTGGTCGTCGGCGCGACCAACCCGAAGACGATCGTCTTCTTCGTCGCCTTCCTCCCGCAGTTCATCGACGCCGGGGCCCCCGCCGCGCCGCAGCTGGTGCTGCTCGGCCTGCTGTTCGGCGCGATGGCGGTCTGCTCCGACGGCTGCTGGGCACTGCTCGCCGCCCGAGCGCGGGACTGGTTCGCGCGCAAGCCCAAGCGCCTCGACTCCCTCGGCGCCGCCGGCGGCGTGATGATGGTCGGCCTCGGGATCACGCTGGCGACCGCCGAGAGCCACTAG
- a CDS encoding alpha/beta hydrolase, producing MKSRIGAVMTILAFALAGCGGSSDEPGAAPSSNPTRAGTTPTEAPWQALDGPLGRCGPQPADVAGTGFEPTVLKDPDVGRVPAVTAGSGSTVAVLLHQTDGNGLCGWLAYAADLVAQPGVQVLAIDLCGYGEAKCRGDRRGTRQVDAVDVAVREARTRLGATRVVVVGASMGGSVALMTAATNPDVDAAVDLSGPVDWKGIEVVDGGRALTVPVLVAMADSEGEDQVSGARAIVDRAPDGSRFEAADSGHGYDLLLDADAQPLPLAETVAAWIRG from the coding sequence ATGAAGTCACGCATCGGGGCAGTGATGACCATCCTCGCGTTCGCGCTCGCCGGCTGCGGAGGCAGCAGCGACGAGCCGGGCGCCGCGCCGAGCAGCAATCCGACCCGGGCGGGGACGACGCCCACCGAGGCGCCGTGGCAGGCCCTCGACGGCCCGCTCGGCCGCTGCGGCCCGCAGCCGGCGGACGTCGCGGGGACGGGGTTCGAGCCGACGGTCCTGAAGGACCCGGACGTCGGGCGGGTCCCCGCGGTGACGGCGGGCAGTGGCAGCACGGTCGCCGTCCTGCTGCACCAGACCGACGGCAACGGCCTGTGCGGGTGGTTGGCCTACGCCGCCGACCTGGTGGCGCAGCCGGGGGTCCAGGTGCTGGCGATCGACCTGTGCGGGTACGGCGAGGCGAAGTGCCGCGGCGACCGCAGGGGCACCCGCCAGGTGGACGCCGTCGACGTGGCCGTGCGCGAGGCTCGCACCCGCCTCGGCGCGACCCGGGTGGTCGTCGTCGGGGCCTCGATGGGCGGCAGCGTCGCGCTGATGACGGCGGCCACCAACCCCGACGTGGACGCTGCCGTGGACCTGTCCGGGCCGGTCGACTGGAAGGGGATCGAGGTCGTCGACGGCGGACGGGCGCTGACGGTGCCGGTGCTGGTCGCGATGGCCGACAGCGAGGGCGAGGACCAGGTCAGTGGCGCTCGGGCGATCGTCGACCGGGCGCCCGACGGCAGCCGGTTCGAGGCGGCCGACTCCGGTCACGGCTACGACCTGCTCCTCGACGCCGACGCCCAGCCGCTGCCGTTGGCCGAGACCGTCGCGGCCTGGATCCGCGGCTGA
- a CDS encoding (2Fe-2S)-binding protein codes for MPKHTFQLNGETVTVDVEDDVRILWVLRDVLGVTGPKYGCGINVCKACTSHINGKAFNPCAVPVGAIGPDDEITTIEGLADTVPGDGLHPMQDAWLDHDVAQCGYCQPGQIMAAVALVDRVRAENRAITEDDLDSIRNVCRCGTYPRIREAIRAGAERM; via the coding sequence ATGCCGAAGCACACCTTCCAGCTCAACGGCGAGACCGTGACGGTCGACGTCGAGGACGACGTCCGGATCCTGTGGGTCCTGCGCGACGTCCTGGGCGTGACCGGACCGAAGTACGGCTGCGGGATCAACGTCTGCAAGGCCTGTACGTCGCACATCAACGGCAAGGCGTTCAACCCGTGCGCGGTGCCGGTCGGCGCGATCGGCCCGGACGACGAGATCACCACGATCGAGGGGCTCGCCGACACCGTGCCCGGTGACGGGCTGCACCCCATGCAGGACGCCTGGCTGGACCACGACGTCGCGCAGTGCGGCTACTGCCAGCCCGGCCAGATCATGGCGGCGGTCGCCCTGGTCGACCGGGTCCGTGCTGAGAACCGGGCGATCACCGAGGACGACCTCGACTCGATCCGCAACGTGTGCCGCTGCGGCACCTACCCCCGGATCCGCGAGGCGATCAGGGCCGGTGCCGAGCGCATGTAG
- a CDS encoding TetR/AcrR family transcriptional regulator: MTGTDGRRARGDATRRRAARCAADIATTHGLDSISVGGLATATGLSKSGILTVFSTREAIQVAAVAEARRVYVETVVAPVWGAAPGRDRLAALLDAWVDYQRAGVFPGGCFVAATSAEYGRRDGPVADAVRALKREWLDLLEGELLVAGVADPVEGAFRIDAYLVAANTRRQLFGDDSALETARRLALAVVGSG; the protein is encoded by the coding sequence GTGACCGGCACCGACGGACGACGAGCCCGGGGCGACGCGACCCGGCGCCGGGCGGCGCGCTGCGCGGCCGACATCGCCACCACCCACGGCCTCGACTCGATCTCGGTCGGTGGCCTCGCGACGGCGACCGGGCTGAGCAAGAGCGGCATCCTCACCGTCTTCAGCACCCGCGAGGCGATCCAGGTCGCGGCGGTCGCCGAGGCCCGCCGGGTGTACGTCGAGACGGTGGTCGCACCGGTCTGGGGAGCGGCACCCGGGCGGGACCGGCTGGCCGCCCTGCTCGACGCGTGGGTCGACTACCAGCGGGCCGGGGTCTTCCCCGGCGGGTGCTTCGTGGCGGCGACCTCGGCCGAGTACGGCCGCCGCGACGGCCCGGTCGCCGACGCGGTGCGGGCGCTCAAGCGGGAGTGGCTCGACCTGCTCGAGGGCGAGCTCCTGGTCGCGGGGGTGGCGGACCCGGTCGAGGGTGCGTTCCGGATCGACGCCTACCTGGTCGCCGCCAACACCCGGCGCCAGCTGTTCGGCGACGACAGTGCGCTCGAGACCGCCCGCCGGCTCGCCCTGGCGGTGGTCGGCTCAGGCTGA